Proteins encoded together in one Candidatus Edwardsbacteria bacterium window:
- a CDS encoding cobalamin B12-binding domain-containing protein — MSNKKTRILIAKPGLDGHDRGAKFIARALRDAGFEVIYTGLRQTPEAIASAAIQEDVQWVGLSCLSGAHNSLFPKVVEILKQRQAEDIKVFGGGVIPADDIPALKEAGIKEIFTPGATSKSVIDYINSN; from the coding sequence AAAAGACCAGAATATTAATTGCTAAGCCCGGCTTGGATGGGCACGATCGGGGGGCTAAGTTCATTGCCCGAGCGCTACGGGACGCCGGCTTCGAAGTGATATATACCGGTTTGAGGCAAACCCCGGAAGCCATTGCCAGTGCGGCCATACAGGAGGACGTTCAATGGGTGGGACTGTCCTGTCTTTCGGGGGCTCACAACTCCCTGTTTCCCAAAGTGGTGGAAATCTTGAAACAGAGGCAGGCGGAAGATATCAAGGTGTTCGGCGGAGGGGTTATCCCGGCCGACGATATACCGGCATTGAAGGAAGCGGGGATAAAGGAGATATTTACCCCCGGCGCAACCTCCAAGTCGGTGATAGATTATATCAATTCAAATTGA
- the meaB gene encoding methylmalonyl Co-A mutase-associated GTPase MeaB, with protein sequence MKNLVQKILAGDIRSIARAITLAENEDYQAVELLRSLYPHTGQAYLVGITGPPGGGKSTLVDRMIAYYRKLGLKVAVIGIDPSSTFTGGALLGDRVRMQAHATDNGVFIRSMGSRGHLGGLAVATADSAKILDAAGYDIIIFETVGIGQSEIEVASQVDTTVLVTVPGLGDDIQVLKAGTMEIADIFVVNKADRDGVEKSVMAIEQLLSTWDMTEDDFVPPILKVTAKDNIGIGELAQAIEQHKKHLNDSGKFETRRRNRAVTEVHTLILNQLDKWARDKMTKDITTRDNIEEVYLKFIDPHTVAREALRELEMETMWDKWGQGADGGG encoded by the coding sequence GTGAAGAACTTGGTTCAAAAGATACTGGCCGGGGATATCCGCTCGATAGCTCGAGCGATAACCTTGGCTGAAAACGAGGATTATCAGGCTGTCGAGCTGTTGAGATCCTTATATCCCCATACCGGGCAAGCCTATTTAGTGGGCATAACCGGCCCTCCCGGTGGGGGGAAATCCACGTTGGTTGACAGAATGATCGCCTACTACCGGAAGCTGGGCTTAAAGGTGGCCGTTATCGGGATAGACCCTTCCAGCACCTTCACTGGCGGCGCCCTTTTGGGTGACCGGGTAAGAATGCAGGCCCACGCTACCGACAACGGGGTGTTCATTCGTTCCATGGGCAGTCGGGGGCATCTGGGAGGATTGGCTGTGGCCACGGCCGATTCCGCCAAGATCCTGGATGCGGCCGGTTATGATATTATAATCTTCGAGACGGTGGGGATAGGCCAATCCGAAATAGAAGTGGCCAGCCAGGTGGACACCACGGTCCTGGTAACCGTGCCGGGTTTGGGGGATGATATTCAGGTGCTGAAGGCCGGCACCATGGAGATCGCAGACATTTTCGTGGTAAATAAGGCCGACCGTGACGGGGTGGAAAAAAGCGTCATGGCTATAGAACAGCTGCTCTCAACCTGGGATATGACCGAAGACGATTTCGTGCCGCCGATCCTAAAAGTCACCGCCAAAGATAATATTGGCATTGGGGAGTTGGCCCAAGCCATTGAACAGCATAAAAAGCACCTTAATGATAGCGGCAAGTTTGAAACCCGCAGAAGGAACCGGGCCGTTACCGAAGTCCATACCTTGATCCTGAATCAGCTTGATAAGTGGGCCCGCGACAAAATGACCAAGGATATCACCACTAGGGATAATATTGAGGAGGTATATTTAAAATTCATTGACCCTCATACCGTCGCCAGGGAGGCATTAAGGGAACTGGAGATGGAGACTATGTGGGATAAATGGGGACAGGGGGCCGACGGGGGAGGTTAG
- a CDS encoding mechanosensitive ion channel family protein yields the protein MIREFMELSYFNNQISDYLISLAILAGSVIIIKVVDLIAVHRLKKITARTESQFDDRLVEAVDKKIVPLLYLGAVYLSTKNLMITPLIQKIINVSGAVILTYLAAKFILSLSVYSVEAYWKKRGGEDSSQNAAYRGILTILKLVVWGLALIILLDNLGVKVSALVAGLGIGGLAIAFAAQKVLGDLFSYFSIFFDRPFEIGDFVVVGEFMGTVEHIGIKSTRIRSLSGEQLIFANTDLTNSRLRNYKRMINRRVLFKIGVTYGTDPKKVKDIPGMIGKIIRDVPCAIFDRAHFSSYGDFSLNFEIVYYVEGGDYLKYMDIQQQINLAIMEAFAKKKIEFAYPTQTIHLTKI from the coding sequence ATGATCAGGGAGTTTATGGAGCTTAGCTATTTTAATAATCAAATATCAGATTATTTAATAAGCCTGGCAATTTTGGCGGGCTCCGTTATAATAATCAAAGTCGTGGATCTGATAGCGGTCCACCGGCTGAAGAAAATCACCGCCCGGACCGAGAGCCAATTCGACGACCGCCTGGTTGAGGCCGTTGATAAAAAGATCGTCCCGCTGCTATACCTGGGGGCAGTCTACCTGAGCACCAAGAACCTGATGATTACGCCGCTGATTCAGAAGATCATCAACGTTTCCGGGGCCGTGATCCTGACCTACCTGGCGGCCAAGTTCATTCTGTCCCTGTCAGTTTATTCTGTGGAGGCCTATTGGAAGAAGCGGGGCGGGGAGGACTCTTCACAGAACGCCGCCTACCGGGGGATACTGACCATACTCAAACTGGTAGTCTGGGGTCTGGCCTTGATCATCCTGTTGGACAACCTCGGGGTTAAGGTCTCGGCCCTGGTGGCCGGGCTGGGCATCGGCGGCTTGGCAATAGCCTTTGCTGCCCAGAAGGTGCTGGGCGACCTGTTCAGCTACTTCTCCATCTTCTTCGACCGGCCGTTCGAGATCGGCGATTTCGTGGTGGTGGGCGAATTCATGGGGACGGTGGAACACATCGGGATCAAGAGCACCCGGATCCGCAGTTTGAGCGGCGAACAGCTGATATTTGCCAACACCGACCTTACCAATTCCCGCCTGCGCAATTACAAGCGGATGATCAATCGCCGGGTGCTGTTCAAGATCGGGGTCACCTATGGTACTGATCCCAAGAAGGTGAAGGATATCCCGGGTATGATCGGGAAGATCATCCGGGATGTTCCCTGCGCCATCTTTGACCGGGCGCATTTTTCCTCCTACGGTGATTTCAGCCTTAACTTCGAGATCGTCTATTACGTGGAAGGCGGGGATTATCTGAAATATATGGACATCCAGCAACAGATCAACCTGGCCATCATGGAGGCATTCGCCAAAAAGAAGATAGAATTTGCCTATCCCACCCAGACCATACATTTAACTAAGATATAA